ACCACGTACTCGACGAACTTCGTGGCGCCCTCGCCGTCGGAGACGATCAGACGCGCCAACTGCTCGCAGATCTGGTCGAGCGCCCGGCGGAAGCTCTGGTAGGCCCGATCCTTCCGACGGATCATGGGGTGGTCGGCCTTCCCACTGCACATGATCGCCACCATGTCGTTGGTCGAGGTGTCCCCGTCGACGGTGATCATGTTGAAGGTGCGGCCCACCGATTCCCGCAGGGCCTCGTCCAGCAGGTTCTTGGTGATCTTCACGTCGGACACGATGAAGGCCAGCATGGTGGCCATGTTCGGGTGGATCATGCCCGAACCCTTGGCGATGCCCGAGATCCCGACCTTGGTGCCGTCGATCTCGAACTGCTCACCCGCCTCCTTGGCGAAGGTGTCGGTGGTGAGAATGGCGTTCGCGCACAGCGTACTCGCCACTCCCCGCCGCGTGAGCTTGATCACGTTGTCGTGGATGCCCTGGACGACCTTCTTCGTGGGAAAGGGCTCGCCGATGAGACCGGTCGACGAGACGATCACCAGCTTCTTGTCGATCCCCAGCGCCTCGGCCGCGGCCTCGGCCATGGCCACGGCGCCCTTCTCTCCGTCCTTGCCGGTGCAGGCGTTGGCGTTGCCCGAGTTCACGACGAAGGCCTGGGCCTTGCCGTCCTTGATGTGGCGGCGCGACAGCTTCACCGGCTCGGCCACGACCACGTTCTGCGTGAACACGGCGGCTGCCGTGGCCGGTTCGTCGCACACGATCATGGCCAGGTCGCGGCGCTTGGACTTGATGCCGATGTGTGCGCCCCAACAGCGGAAACCCGGGATGTCGGTGATGGCGAGTTGCATGGTCGCGATTCCTTCGCTCGATGTCAGGGGGACAGCGGGGCCTGGCCCAGACCACTGTGTTCGAGGAGTCCGAACATGATGTTCATGTTCTGGATCGCCTGGCCAGCGGCGCCCTTGACGAGGTTGTCGATCGCCGAGATGGCGATCACGCGTCCCGTGCGCGGGTCGTGGACCACGTGCAGGTCGCAGAAGTTCGATCCACGAACCGCCTTCACGCTCGGCGGACGGTCGAGGACGCGCACGAAGTGCTCCTTGCGGTACACCGAGTCGTAGGCGTCCCGCAGATCCGATCCGTTGATCTTCGGTCGACGGAGGTGTGCGTAGGCCGTGGTCAGGATCCCGCGGTCGACCGGAAGCAGATGCGGCGTGAAGAGCAGCTGCACCGGGGCCGCGCAGTAGAGTTCGAGGGCCGACTCGATCTCGGGCGTGTGCCGGTGCTTCAGGAGACCGTAGGCCGAGAAGTTCCCGAACACGTCGGGGAAGTGCGTGGTCGACGAGGGCTTGACCCCGGCGCCCGTCACGCCCGACTTCGAGTCGACGACGATACCCTCGATGTCGATCAGGTCCTGCTTCAGGAGCGGCGCCAGGGCGAGGATCGCCGAGGTCGGGTAGCAACCCGGATTCGCCACCAGCCGGGCCTTGCGCAGATCGTTGCGGAAGAGTTCGGGGAGGCCGAACACCGCCTCGTCGATCCGTCCCGGAGCGCGGTGGGTCTTGCGGTACCACTTGCGGTAGAGCTCGGCGCTCGGCAGACGGAAGTCCCCCGACAGGTCGACGATCCGGAAGCGTTCGGTGCCGAAACTCGCCACGAAGTCCATGGACGCGCCGTGCGGCAACGCCAGGAAGACCACGTCGAGATCGGTGTGCTCGACGTCTTCGAGCGACTGCAGCTCTTCGTCGAACAGACCCACGAACTGTGGATGGACGTCGGAGAAGCGCCGGCCCACGTGGCTCTGCGAGGTCACCAGCTCGATGCTGGTGCTCGAGTGCTGCAGGAGCAGGCGAACCAGCTCCGATCCCGTGTAGCCGGTCGCCCCGATCACGCCCACGCGAACGTCACGCATGGTCGATCACCTCCGTGAGCGACTGGAAGAAGACGTCGAGGACCCGGTCCAGATCGGACTCCTCGATGGTCAGGGGTGGAAGGAGACGGATCACGCTGCCCGCGGTGCAGTTGGCCAGGACGCCGTGCGCGCGCATGCGGCCGACGACGGCCTGTCCGTCGGCGTCGTCGCGGAGCTCGACGCCGATCATCAGTCCGCGACCGCGGACCTCGAGCACCTGCGCGTGATCGTGCGCGAAGTCGTCGAGGCGCCGGTGGGCGTGCTCGCCCAGCCGTCCGGCCCGCGCGGCCAGATCCTCGGCCTCGATCGTATCGAGCGTGGCCTGCGCCGCGGCGCAGGCGAGCGGATTGCCGCCGAAGGTCGTGCCGTGGTCCCCGGGGTGCAACACCTCGGCCACCGCCGTGTCGGCCAGGAACGCGCCGATGGGAACACCGCCCCCCAGCCCCTTGGCCGTGACCAGCACGTCGGGCCGTACCTCGTGTGCCTGCCAGGCGAAGAGATGCCCGGTACGGCCCATGCCGCACTGGATCTCGTCGAAGACCATGAGCACACCGCGCTCGGTGCACAGCGACCGTGCCTCGCACAGGAAGCCCGGATCGATCTCGTGGATGCCGCCCTCGCCCTGGATCGGCTCGACCACGAAGGCGGCGGTGTCGTCGCCGAGCGCGCGGTCGAGGGCTCCGAGGTCGTCGCGGGGAATGCGTGTGAAGCCCTCCGGGGCGGGGCCGAAACCCTTCATGTACTTGTCGGCACCGAGGGCCAGCGTGGCGAGGGTGCGTCCGTGGAAGCACCCCTCGACGCCGACGACCTTCGGGCCGTGTCCGTGCTCCGAGGCGTGGCGGCGCACCAGCTTGAGCGCACCCTCCATGGCCTCGGCGCCGCTGTTGGCCAGGAAGGCCCGCTCGAAGCCCGCCATGCGGGTGAGCGTCTCGACCAGCGCCGACTGCACTTCGGTGTAGTACAGGTTCGAGACGTGGATCAGTCGACCGGCCTGCTCCTGCAGGGCCCTCGTCACGGCCGGGTGGCAGTGCCCGAGCACGTTCACGGCGATCCCCGCGAGGGCGTCGAGGTACTCGCGCCCGTCGAGGTCCCACACCCGAGTACCCTCGCCGCGGTCGAGCACCAGGGGCTGGCGGCCGTAGGTCTGGAAGTGATGCGCCTGCTCGCGATCGATCGCGAGTCGGCGGCGATCGGTGTTCATGGGGTGATCTCCGTTCCACGGTCCGTTGTGCGTTCCAGTGCCTCGCGCAGCGCGCCCTCGCGCGTGCCGTCGACGATCCGGGCGCGCGGGACACCGCCGGTGACGGCGATCGCGCAGGCCTCGACCTTCGGGATCATCCCGCCCTGGATCGACGTGCCCATGAGCGCGTCGATCTCACCCAGCGGCAGGTGATGGATCACGGTCGAGGGGTCGTCGGGAACACGACGTAGACCGTCGACGTCGGTCATGGCGACGAAGAGTTCGACGCCGAGTGCCGCGGCCAGGTGCGCGGCGAACATGTCGGCGTTCACGTTGTAGACCTCGTCGTCGTGGCCCAGCGCCAGGGGTGCGACGACGGGCAGGTAGTGGCTCGCGAGCAGCAGGTCGAGCAGCTCCGTGTCGACGGTGTCGACGTCGCCCACGAAGCCCAGGTCGACGCGCTGGGCCTCCGCACCCTCCACCGGGTGTTCGTGGTACCGGCGGCGGGCGCGGACCATGGCGGCGTCCTTGCCCGACAGACCCACCGCGGGTTGCCCGACCGCGCAGAGCCGGCGGACGAGGTCGCCGTTCACGCGCCCCCGCAGCGCCATCTGCACGTAGCCGATGGTCCGCGCGTCGGTGCGGCGATGGCCGCCCACGAACTCGGTCTCGAGGCCCACCTCGGCCAGGATCTCGGCGATGGCGGGGCCACCCCCGTGCACGAGCACCAGCCGCGCGCCGGAGTCGTGCAGGTCTCCGATCTCGGCCAGCACACGGTCGCGCACGGCGGCGTCCGTCATGGCGTTGCCGCCGTACTTGACGAGGATCGAGGGGCAGTCGTCGGGATCGGTCATGGTTCCGGCTCGTGGTCACGGGTTCGGGTGGGCGCGATCAGCCAAGCCCAGCGCGCCGCTCGCGTCAAGCGTCGGCCTGCATCGCGGTGGCGGCGGCCCAGACCTGTCCGGCGGCGAGCCCGCCGTCGGTGGGCGGCAGCTGGGCGTGGGCACGGAGATCGAGTCCGCGCTCGGCTCCACGGGTCAGCAGGGACTCGCTCAGACGGCGGTTGCAGAACACACCGCCGGTGAGCAGGACCGGCCGCTCGCGCCACGGCGCGAGCTGGGACAGCGCGGCCTCGACCAACGCGGCGTGGAACCCGGCCGCGGCATCCTCGGCCTCGAGGGTCCCCTCGACCGTTCGCTCGACGATCGTCCGCACGGCCGGCCGCCAGTCGATCCGCACCAGGCCGTCGAACTCGACCAGGGGCATGGACAGATCGACGGGCCGGGTGGCGCGCCACGACGCCCACTCGAGCATCTGCGGGCCCTGCGCCTGGTGGGTGTTCTCGGTGCACAGGCCGAGCAAGGCGCTCACGCCGTCGAAGAGACGGCCCATGCTGGTGGTGGTGACGGCCGCGTCGCCCCGTGCGAGCAGACGACGCAGGTTCGCCACCAGGTTCGGATCGACATCGCCGAAGAGGGGCGGGGGGTCGCCGTCGAAGGCGACGTGCGCCAGCGACAGCGCGGTCCTCCAGGTCTGGCGGACGGACCGCTCGCCCCCCACCAGTCCGAAGGGAACGATCGACCCCACGCGCTCGCTCCGTGCGGGGGTCCCGTGCAGGAGTTCGCCCCCCCACACGGTGCCGTCCCCACCGTCGCCGGTGCCGTCCCAGGTCAACGCGACGACCTCGCCGTCGATCTCGTGCTCCAGGGCGGCGGCGGCCAGGTGGGCGTGGTGGTGCTGCACCGCGGTCCGCGCAACGCCCCATCGCTCGGACAACTCTTCGGCCAGATGGGTGGTGAAGTAGTCGGGGTGCAGGTCGTGGACCACCCCTTCCGGTGCTACGTCGAGCAGGCGCAGCAGGTCGTCGAGAGTGCGTCGGTAGGCCGCGCGGCCCTCGGCCGATTCCATCTCGCCGAGATGCGGCGCGAGCACGACCTCCCGATCGCGCGCCACCGCGAAGGTCACGTTCATGTGGCCGCCCAGACCCACGAGCGCCGGGAGCACGCGCGGTGCGAGCACCGGCAGCGGCGCGAATCCACGCGCGCGTCGCAGCAGTTGCGGGCGCGGCGTGGGGCGGGTGACGACCTGCAGCACCGAGTCGTCGGCCTGACGCAGGATGGGCCGATCGTGGACCAGGAAGGCGTCGCAGATGCCGCGCAGCGACTCCAGGGCCTCGCGGTCGTCGTGGATCGTCGGCTGGTCGGAGGGGTTGCCCGAGGTCGCGACCACGGGACGGCCGAAGGCGTCGAGCAGCACACGGTGCACTGGCGTGTACGGCAGGAACACCCCGAGCTGCGGACAATCCGGCGCGACCGATGGGGCCGGCTCCGACCACCCCCGCGCGGTGCGCGGCGACAGCACGATCGGGGCCTGTGGCGAACGCAGGGCCGAGGCGACGAAGTCCGGGACCTCGACCCAGCGCCGGGCCGCGTCGAGATCGCCGACCATGACCGCGAAGGGCTTGGCCGGCCGGCGCTTGCGCGCGCGCAGCCTCTGCAGCGCCGCCTCGTCGCCGGCGTCGACCACGATGTGATACCCCCCGAGCCCCTTCACGCCGACGATGCGCCCGTCCGACAGCCAGCCGACGGCTCGGGCCAGGGCCTCGGGGCCGGTCATCTCGTCGCCGTCGCCGTCGCCGTCGATCGCCTGCAGACGCGGTCCGCACGCCGCACAGGCCGTCGGTTGGGCGTGGAAGCGGCGGTCGGTGGTGTCCTCGTACTCGGCCCGGCAGCGCGGACACATGACGAAGTCCTTCATCGAGGTCTTCGCCCGGTCGTACGGCAGGTCCTCGAGGATCGTGTAGCGCGGTCCGCAGTTCGTGCAGTTCAGGAAGGGATAGCCGTGGCGGCGGTCGTCGGGATCGCGCAGCTCGCGCTCGCAGTCCTCGCACATGCCCAGATCGGGCAGCAACCAGGCGCGCGTGGGACCACCGGCTTCGCTCGCGACGATGCGGAACTCGGTGTGGCCGGCCGGCGCGAGCAACCGCGTGTCGACCGCGTAGAGCACGGCGGCGCGCGGCGCGTCGTCCTGCAGACGCGCGAGGAAGGACCCGAGTTCCGTGGGATCGCCCTCGACCTCGATCGTCACGCCGGCCGGATCGTTACGGATCCAGCCGGCCAGGTCGAGGTCGGTGGCGAGACGGTGCACGAAGGGACGGAAGCCCACACCCTGGACCACGCCCACCACGCGCACCTGCATGCGCTCGCGTGCGCTCATCGCCGTTCCGTGCCGGGGATGCGAACCGTCAGGACGCCGCGAACAGACGTTCGCGCGCGCTGAGCAGCGACTCGATCCACGCGTCGACCCCGTCGCCCGTCTTCGCGCTCACGTGATGGATGTCGATGTCCGGCCGCAGCTCCTTCGCCAGACGCTCGACCTCGTCCACCCGGAAATCGAAGTGCTCGAGCAGGTCGACCTTGGTGATCAACATCTGCTGCGACGAGTGGAAGGCCTTCGGATACTTCGGCGGCTTGTCCTCGCCCTCGGGCACCGACAGCAACACGGTGCGCAGGTGCTCGCCCAGGTCGTAGCTGGCCGGACACACCAAATTGCCCACGTTCTCGATGAACACGAAGTCCCACGGCCCGTCGTCGGCGATGCGTTCCCAGGTCTGCTGCACCTGGTGCGCCTCGAGGTGGCACGCGCCGCCGGTGGTCATCTGCAGGGCGCGCACGCCCACGCCGCGAATGCGCTCGGCATCGCGCTCGGTCTCGAGGTCGCCCTCGAGCACCAGCACGCTGTGGCGCTCCTGCAGCTTCGGCAGGGCCTTCTCGAGCAACGTGGTCTTGCCCGATCCCGGTGAACTGAGAAGGTTCACGACGAAGGATCCCTGCGACCCGAAGCGATCGCGCATGGTCGACGCGACGAAGTCGTTCGCCTTCAGCAGGCTCTCCTTCAAGTGGATCTGACGCAACTCGCTCATGGCACACCTCTCGTGTTCGCGGCGGGGGGAATTCAGCCCGACGGCATCGACGGACCGTCGCGGTCCTCGTCCTGCAGGTCGTCGATCTCGAGTTCGACGTGGCGCAGCAGCAGCTCTTCGCCCTTCTCCGCCCGGACGGCGGTGCTGCCGCAAGCCGGACAGCCGAAGGTGAAACTCTCGGGATGGGTGATCGAGCCGCAGTCGCGGCAGTGCAGCTCGAGCTGCACCTCGTGGACCACCACTTCGGCGTCGCGCATCACGTCGACCTCGGCCGAGACGACCTCGATCGCGTCCTCGAGCAGCTTGGGCACCACGTTGCTCAGCGCGCCGATCTCGAGTTCGAAATGGGTCACGCGTTGCGCGCCGTGCTCGTCGCAGATGCGCTCGAGCTGTCGCGCCAGACCGATCACCAGGGAGACTTCGTGCATCAGCAGATCCTCGGCAGCTGTTCGCCGCTCAACATGTCCAACACCCGGGTGCCTCCGAGACCACTGCGCACGCGGACCGATCGTGGGTGCGTGTCGACCACGTCGCCGATCACGCAGGCCTCGCGCCCCAGCGGTTGCGCGCGCCACGCCTCGAGCAGCGCGTCGCAGCGTTCCGGGGCGACGAAGGCCAGACAGCGGCCCTCGTTCGCCACGTACAGAGGATCGAGACCGAAGATCTCGCACGCCGCCCGCGCGGGCTCGCGCACCGGGATCGACTCCTCGTCGAGAACGATACCCACTCCGGCGGCCTGGGCGATCTCGTTGGTGGCCGACGCGATGCCGCCGCGCGTGGCGTCGCGCAGGCAGTGCAGGTCGGCTCCCAGCGGTCGCAGACAGGACTCCACGAGGGGCCACAGGGCCGCGCTGTCGCTGCGCAGGTCACCCTCGAGCTCCAGGCCGTCGCGCTGGGCCAGGATGGTCATGCCGTGGTCGGCGATCGGTCCGTTGACCACGATACGATCGCCCGGCCGGACGCGCCGCGGCGCGACGTCGATCCCTTCGACGACCTCGCCGATGCCCGTGGTGTTCACGTACACACCGTCGCCCTTGCCGCGCTCGACGACCTTGGTGTCGCCGGTGACGACCTCGATCCCGAGCGCGTCGCAGGCCTCGCGGATCGAGGCGACCACGCGCCACAGGTCCTTCAGCCGGAGACCCTCTTCGAGCACGAAGGCCAACGACAACCAGCGCGGCCGGGCGCCGCACATGGCCAGGTCGTTCGTGGTCCCGTGCACCGACAGCGAGCCGATGTCGCCGCCGGGGAAGAACAGCGGCCGCACCACGAAGGAGTCGGTGCTCATGGCCATGGCGCCGTCCGGCCGCGGCAGCCGCGCGCCGTCGTGCAGCTCGTCGAGTCGTGACCCGCCGAGCGCGGGCACGAACAACGACTCGATCAGCTTCTGGCTCAGACGTCCCCCACCGCCGTGCGCCATGGTCACGGCGTCGTAGTCCTCCAGCGGAATGGGGCACTGCAGTTGCACGGACGCTCCTACGACCCGGCGCTCACGGCGTCGCGCCGGAAGGCGTGGTAGGCCGCGCACGCGCCCTCGCTCGACACCATGGGGGCACCCAGCGGGGAGTCGGGAGTGCATTCGCGACCGAAGGCCGGGCATTCGTGCGGCTTGGCGCGCCCCTGCAGCACGAGCCCGGCGATGCAGCGGTCGGACTCCTGCGCGGTGACCGACTCCACGCTGAAACGGCGCTCGGCGTCGAAGTCGGCGTAGGCGTCGGTCAGGCGGAGCCCGCTCGCGGGAATGGGGCCGATGCCGCGCCACGCGATGTCGGTGACCTGGTAGACCTCGGCCAGAAGGCGTTGCGCGGCCGGATTGCCCCGGGCCGCGGCGGTGCGGGCGTAGGCGTTGTCGACGGCGACCTCGCCGGCGGCCAACATGTCGGCCAGCCGCGCGATGCCGTGCACCAGGTCGAGCGGTTCGAAGCCGGCCACCACGAAGGGTACGCCGTACTCGCGGGCCAGTTCCTCGTACTCGGCCGTGCCCATGATCGCGCACACGTGGCCCGGCGCGAGGAAGCCCTGCACCCGGCACTCGGGTTCGTCCAGGATCGCGCGCACCGCGGGCGGTACCCGCACGTGCGAAACGAGCGCGCTGAAGTTCTCCACTCCCCGCTGCTTCGCCTCGACCACGGCCATACCGTTGGCCGGCGCCGTCGTCTCGAAGCCCACGGCGAAGAAAACCACCTGGCGGTCGGGATTCGCCTCGGCCAGACGCACCGCGTCGACCGGCGAGTAGACGATGCGTACGTCGGCCCCGCGCGACTTGGCCGAAAGCAGGTCGCCCTTCGAGCCGGGCACCCTCAGCATGTCGCCGTAGGAGGCCAGGATCACCTCGGGACGCCGCGCCAGCTCCAGCGCACGGTCGATCTTCTCGAGCGGCGTCACGCACACCGGGCACCCGGGCCCGTGGATGAGTTCCACCTTTCCTTCGAGCAACTGGTCGATCCCCGAACGGATCAGCGTGTGCGTCTGCCCCCCGCAGACCTCCATGACGCGGATCGGGGTGTCGACGCGCTCGCGGATGCGGTCGATCCACTGCCGCGCGGTACGGCCTTCGCGGTATTCGTCGCGATGCTTCAAGACTTCGACTCCGGCGAGCCGGTGATCGTCGGCGGTGGACCCTCGGGAGCGGCTTCCCCCAGCTCACGCAGGTAGCGCAGAGTGGTTTCCGCTTCTTCTTCGTCGATCACGCTGATCGCGAAGCCGACGTGCACCATGACGTGCTCACCGACCTCGACTTCGGGCGTGAACGACAGATTGACCTCGCGCAGCACTCCACCGAAGTCGACCTTGCCGTGGACCAGGTCGAGTCCGTCGAAGCGCTGGACTTCCACGACACGTCCGGGGACACCGAGACACATGACGAGAACCTCACTTCCGCCGGCAGGGGGTTCCGGCGCGACCCAGCGGTACGAGGAGGGGGGCGCCGGGGGTCGAAGACTGGTTCAAGCTAACCAGCGATCGGCCCGTCCTACCCTACCGATTCCGTGAGCCATCCCGGATTCGTGTGATGCACCGCGATCACGCCCTGGACGCTCGCGCGCGCCTCGGCGAGACTGCCCGGAAGGCCTTCGGACGCCCCGGAACTCCCCCCTCACCGCAGGAGCGGGCCGTGCAGCTGGATCGTCGACAGTGGTTCCGTCGTACCCTCACCGCCGCCGGCGCCCTGGTCGGCGCCCGTGTGATGGGAGTCACAGCACCCCTGCTCAGCGGGTGCGGCGGGGCGTCGGAGCCGGCCGAGACCTCGCCGGTGCTGCGGGTGCCCGTCGACGCCGTCCCGGCCTCCGGCCGCCACGAGGTCCTGCACAAGGGAGTCGCCGTGGAGTTCCGCCGCGAGGGCGGCGAGATCGTGGCCCTGTCGATGATGTGCTCCCACCAGATGTGCCGGATCGAGTGGAAGCCCGACGACGAGCGGTACTTCTGCCCGTGCCACGACGGGGTCTTCGCCGCCGACGGCAGCGTGGTGTACGGACCGCCGAAGCGTCCGCTGCGACGGCTCACGGTGACGATCGAACGCGGTGAGGCCGTCGTCGACGTCCACGAGATCTACCGGCCGCTCCCCCGCGAGGCGCGCTGACCGCGCCAGCTCAGCGATTCCCGGCGCCCGGCAGCCACCACAGATCGGGCTCGAGCGGCTCGGCCTTCGGCTCGACCGTGTGGCCGAGCGCGCGCAGGGCCTCCACGACCCGTTCGACCGAAGGGTCGACCGCCGCCTGGACCGCGGGCGTCAGGCCGGGCTCCATCTCGGTGGTCTCGGGGACGGTGGCCACCAGCAGGATCGACTCGGGCGAGGATCCCTCGAACTCCATGGCCATGAGCGCTTCCTTCAGGCCCGGATCGTGCGGATTGGTGCGCGGCTGCGGCGGATGCTTCTGGATCGCCGCCGCGTCGTAGGTGCGCACGCCCCCCGGGCCGTCCTTGGCGCGGACGGTGTCGACCAGGATCAGGTGATCGTGCCCCGTCAGGTGCGGGTGCAGGTCGAAGCCGGGGGTGCCCAGGTCGGTGACCTCGACGTCGTCGGGCAGGTCGTAGCGGGCCCGCAGCGTGGCCACCACGGTCGGCCCGTACGCGTCGTCGTGCATCAGCACGTTGCCGAACGAGAACACGGCGGTGCGCGCGGCGCTCATCGCGATCTCCAACAGGGGGCTCGAGGCAGAAAGAACGGGCCCGCTCGCCCCCAGGGGGATCCAGGGCAGAGCGGGCCCGCAAGGATCGGGCGTCGGCGGCGGCCGTTCCGGCCCCCGGCCCTAGAGGGCCTGGACCTTCGACACCTCGGTTCCCTCGATGTCCAGCGTGTGGACCGCACACGCGATGCACGGATCGAAGGAGTGGACCGTCCGCAGCACCTCGAGCGGCTGCTCGGGGTCGGCGACCGGATTGCCCACGAGGGCGGCCTCGTAGGGACCCGGGCGATCCTGACCGTCGCGCGGACCGGCGTTCCACGTGCTGGGAACCACGGCCTGGTAGTTCGTGATCTTGCCGTTGTCGATCACGACGAAGTGCGACAGCGCACCGCGCGGCGCCTCGTGGAATCCACAGCCCGTCTGGCGACCCGTGAACACCGGCTCGTTGAAGATGTCGACGTCGCCCGACGCGATGTTGTTCACGAGCAGGTCCCAGTGGCGGTGGCTCAGCTCGTTCATGATGCCCGCGCGGATCGCGCGCGCCGCATGGCGGCCAATGGTCCCGTGCAGCGCCGACAGCGGAACCTGGGTCCCGGCCAGACTGCTGACCTTGTCCAGCGCCGCCGTCGCCCACTTCTCGGTCATCTCGTGGCCCGCGGCCAGACCCACCAGCACCTGCGCCAGCGGACCGACCTCCATGACCTCGCCGCCGAAGCGCGGGGCCTTGATCCACGAGTACCGGCCGTCGGGATCGAAGTCGCTGAACTTCGGGACCGTGTCCTCCTCGTAGGGATGACGGGTCCACTCGCCGTCGTACCAGGCGCGTTCGATGTTCTCGGTGACGTTCTCGTTGAAGTACGAGTCCTGGAAGTTCTCGATCTCCTTGAAGGTCGACAGATCGCCGTTCATGATCGTGCCGCCGGGGAAGTCGAACTCCGTTCCGGCCTCGTCGAGCGGCATGTCCGGCACCGACAGGTAGTTGGTCACGCCGTGACCGTGAGGCAGCCAGTCGGCGTACATGGCACCGATCGCGCAGACGTCGGGGATGTAGACCTGCGAGATGAACTGGTCGAGTTCGTTCAGCAGGTCCTTGACCATGTACAGCTTGGTCATGTTCAGCGTGGCTTCGTTGTCCAGGTTGATGGCGTTGGCCACGCCACCCACGGCCAGGTTCTGGATGTTCGGCGTCTTGCTGCCGAGGATCGCCACGACCTGGTTGGCCTTCTTCTGGATCTCGAGCGCCTGCAGGTAGTGCGCGACGGCCAGCAGGTTCACCTCGGGCTCCAGCTTCATGGCCGGATGGCCCCAGTAGCCGTTGGTGAAGATCCCGAGCTGCCCGGCCTGGACGAAGCTCTCGAGCTTCTGCTTGACCGCGGCCATCTGCTGCTTGCTGTTGCCCGGCCAATCACCCAGCGACTGCGCGATCTGCGCGGCCTTGGCCGGATCGGCCTGCAGCGCGTTCACCACGTCGACCCAGTCGAGCGCCGACAGGTGGTAGAAGTGCACGATGTGATCGTGCATGGCGTGCGCCGACATGATGATGTTGCGGATGTACTGGGCGTTCTTGGGGATCTCCAGCCCGACCGCGTTCTCCACCGCGCGCACCGAGGCGATGGCGTGCACCGTGGTGCACACACCGCAGAAGCGCTGGGTGAACAGCCACGCGTCGCGCGGATCGCGGCCCTGGAGGATCGTCTCGATCCCCCGCCACATCTGTCCGGACGACCAGGCCTTCTGCACGCTCCCGTTGTCCACTTCCACGTCGATCCGCAGGTGACCCTCGATCCGGGTCACCGGATCCACCGTGATCTTCTGACTCATCCCTGATCTCCTAGTCGTTCGCCGATTCGGCGTTGGCCCTGGCCTCGTTCACTCGACGGTTCCTCATCATCACGAAGCCGAGCGTGACGTAGAGGGCCACCGGAGCCACGAATCCCTTGTAGATCGTGTGTTGGACGTTGCGCACCGTTTCGGGGGTGCTCTTCTCTCCGAGGTCGGGCAGACCGAGGTCCTCGAAGGGGACGTGCGACAGGTAGAACACCTGCGTGCCGCCGGCGTCGTGCTCGCCGTAGACCTTGTCGACGTAGCGGTCGGGGTCGGCGGCGATGCGGCGCTTGGCCTCGGCCAGCAGCTGCTCACGGGGACCGTAGATGACGGCCTCGCGCGGGCAGACCTCGCAGCAGCCGGGGATTCCGCCCTCGGCCAGCTTGTGCTGGCAGAACTCGCACTTGACGATCTCGGGATTGGCCGAATCCCACTCGAACTTGACGATGTTGTACGGG
This is a stretch of genomic DNA from Candidatus Krumholzibacteriia bacterium. It encodes these proteins:
- the argC gene encoding N-acetyl-gamma-glutamyl-phosphate reductase; the protein is MRDVRVGVIGATGYTGSELVRLLLQHSSTSIELVTSQSHVGRRFSDVHPQFVGLFDEELQSLEDVEHTDLDVVFLALPHGASMDFVASFGTERFRIVDLSGDFRLPSAELYRKWYRKTHRAPGRIDEAVFGLPELFRNDLRKARLVANPGCYPTSAILALAPLLKQDLIDIEGIVVDSKSGVTGAGVKPSSTTHFPDVFGNFSAYGLLKHRHTPEIESALELYCAAPVQLLFTPHLLPVDRGILTTAYAHLRRPKINGSDLRDAYDSVYRKEHFVRVLDRPPSVKAVRGSNFCDLHVVHDPRTGRVIAISAIDNLVKGAAGQAIQNMNIMFGLLEHSGLGQAPLSP
- the argJ gene encoding bifunctional glutamate N-acetyltransferase/amino-acid acetyltransferase ArgJ, with protein sequence MQLAITDIPGFRCWGAHIGIKSKRRDLAMIVCDEPATAAAVFTQNVVVAEPVKLSRRHIKDGKAQAFVVNSGNANACTGKDGEKGAVAMAEAAAEALGIDKKLVIVSSTGLIGEPFPTKKVVQGIHDNVIKLTRRGVASTLCANAILTTDTFAKEAGEQFEIDGTKVGISGIAKGSGMIHPNMATMLAFIVSDVKITKNLLDEALRESVGRTFNMITVDGDTSTNDMVAIMCSGKADHPMIRRKDRAYQSFRRALDQICEQLARLIVSDGEGATKFVEYVVEGARDDEAARKIARTVSDSTLVKTAIFGHDPNWGRIMGAAGRAGVDFDPDKVDLSITAGETLKILEGGQPVKIRRSTLAKRMKESFLKVTIGLNEGSGRAVSWGTDLSYEYVRINAEYTT
- a CDS encoding aspartate aminotransferase family protein, which gives rise to MNTDRRRLAIDREQAHHFQTYGRQPLVLDRGEGTRVWDLDGREYLDALAGIAVNVLGHCHPAVTRALQEQAGRLIHVSNLYYTEVQSALVETLTRMAGFERAFLANSGAEAMEGALKLVRRHASEHGHGPKVVGVEGCFHGRTLATLALGADKYMKGFGPAPEGFTRIPRDDLGALDRALGDDTAAFVVEPIQGEGGIHEIDPGFLCEARSLCTERGVLMVFDEIQCGMGRTGHLFAWQAHEVRPDVLVTAKGLGGGVPIGAFLADTAVAEVLHPGDHGTTFGGNPLACAAAQATLDTIEAEDLAARAGRLGEHAHRRLDDFAHDHAQVLEVRGRGLMIGVELRDDADGQAVVGRMRAHGVLANCTAGSVIRLLPPLTIEESDLDRVLDVFFQSLTEVIDHA
- the hypF gene encoding carbamoyltransferase HypF — its product is MSARERMQVRVVGVVQGVGFRPFVHRLATDLDLAGWIRNDPAGVTIEVEGDPTELGSFLARLQDDAPRAAVLYAVDTRLLAPAGHTEFRIVASEAGGPTRAWLLPDLGMCEDCERELRDPDDRRHGYPFLNCTNCGPRYTILEDLPYDRAKTSMKDFVMCPRCRAEYEDTTDRRFHAQPTACAACGPRLQAIDGDGDGDEMTGPEALARAVGWLSDGRIVGVKGLGGYHIVVDAGDEAALQRLRARKRRPAKPFAVMVGDLDAARRWVEVPDFVASALRSPQAPIVLSPRTARGWSEPAPSVAPDCPQLGVFLPYTPVHRVLLDAFGRPVVATSGNPSDQPTIHDDREALESLRGICDAFLVHDRPILRQADDSVLQVVTRPTPRPQLLRRARGFAPLPVLAPRVLPALVGLGGHMNVTFAVARDREVVLAPHLGEMESAEGRAAYRRTLDDLLRLLDVAPEGVVHDLHPDYFTTHLAEELSERWGVARTAVQHHHAHLAAAALEHEIDGEVVALTWDGTGDGGDGTVWGGELLHGTPARSERVGSIVPFGLVGGERSVRQTWRTALSLAHVAFDGDPPPLFGDVDPNLVANLRRLLARGDAAVTTTSMGRLFDGVSALLGLCTENTHQAQGPQMLEWASWRATRPVDLSMPLVEFDGLVRIDWRPAVRTIVERTVEGTLEAEDAAAGFHAALVEAALSQLAPWRERPVLLTGGVFCNRRLSESLLTRGAERGLDLRAHAQLPPTDGGLAAGQVWAAATAMQADA
- the argB gene encoding acetylglutamate kinase; the encoded protein is MTDPDDCPSILVKYGGNAMTDAAVRDRVLAEIGDLHDSGARLVLVHGGGPAIAEILAEVGLETEFVGGHRRTDARTIGYVQMALRGRVNGDLVRRLCAVGQPAVGLSGKDAAMVRARRRYHEHPVEGAEAQRVDLGFVGDVDTVDTELLDLLLASHYLPVVAPLALGHDDEVYNVNADMFAAHLAAALGVELFVAMTDVDGLRRVPDDPSTVIHHLPLGEIDALMGTSIQGGMIPKVEACAIAVTGGVPRARIVDGTREGALREALERTTDRGTEITP